In Trifolium pratense cultivar HEN17-A07 linkage group LG7, ARS_RC_1.1, whole genome shotgun sequence, a genomic segment contains:
- the LOC123899714 gene encoding two pore calcium channel protein 1-like: MEPLLGGESSGIRNRSRGGRVHRTDAITYGSNYEKAAALIDLAEDGVGIPEQLLESSSFQSYSRYYFMFTKLDLLWSLCYFALIVLNFLEKPLWCEKTTHSCNDREYFFLGQLPYLTAAECIIYEGIILVLLSIHTFWPLSYEGPPIFWKSPINLLKAFCLLVILVDMLAYALYISPVAFNFLPFRIAPYIRVVLFVLNIRELRETVIIVTGMLDTYLNILALGLLFLVFASWIAYVIFEDTIQGKTVFTSYSATLYQMFLLFNTANNPDVWVPAYKSSRWSILFFILFVLIGVYFVTNLILAVVYDSFKSELVKQVSEMDRMRRAMLEKAFNLLDTNNDGYLKKDQCIRLFEEVNKYRTLPKISKEEFELIFDELDDTHDVKINKDEFADICNAIALRFQKEDVNSYFDYLGFYHSSTSKRLKAFVKSTMFGYIVTFVLILNLVAVIIETTLDVEENSAQKAWQVVEFTFGWIYVIEMILKVYSYGFENYWRIGQNRFDFVITVTIAIGETIDFASPDDALPFFTNGEWIRYLLLARMLRLIRLLMYVQRFRSFVATFLTLIPSLMPYLGTIFCILCIYCSLGVQIFGGLVNAGNPDLEATDLAANDYLLFNFNDYPNGMVTLFNLLVSEVWEELMESYRDLTGTSWSYVYFISFYLITVLLLLNLIIAFVLEAFFAEIELESSENSDGNDKEVAGDRYPRRRTLGTKSRSQRVDALLHHMLSAELSQNQPSNT; the protein is encoded by the exons ATGGAGCCTTTGTTAGGAGGCGAAAGCAGTGGCATAAGAAACCGTTCGCGAGGAGGGAGAGTTCATCGCACAGATGCTATTACCTACGGTTCTAACTACGAGAAAGCCGCTGCACTCATCGATCTG GCTGAAGATGGTGTTGGTATACCTGAGCAGCTTCTGGAATCATCAAGCTTTCAAAGTTATTCCAGATATTATTTTATGTTCACGAAATTAGATCTCCTCTGGTCTCTTTGTTATTTTGCTCTGATAGTCCTGAATTTCTTGGAG AAACCTCTATGGTGTGAAAAGACCACACATTCTTGCAACGATAGAGAGTATTTCTTTTTGGGACAGTTGCCATATCTAACTGCTGCAGAATGTATTATTTATGAG GGAATAATTCTTGTTTTGCTAAGCATTCATACTTTCTGGCCGCTATCGTACGAAGGGCCCCCTATATTTTGGAAAAGTCCTATTAATTTATTGAAG GCCTTCTGTTTGTTAGTTATCCTTGTTGATATGCTGGCTTATGCTCTGTATATATCCCCAGTGGCTTTTAATTTTCTACCTTTCAGAATTGCACCTTATATCAGGGTTGTTCTTTTCGTTCTAAATATTAG GGAGCTACGAGAAACTGTCATCATCGTGACTGGAATGCTTGACACATACTTAAATATCTTG GCTTTGGGGCttctgtttcttgtttttgCAAGTTGGATAGCTTATGTGATTTTTGAAGATACAATACAGGGGAAAACAGTATTCACTTCCTATAGTGCAACGTTATATCAGatgtttcttttatttaacACGGCCAATAATCCAGATGTTTGGGTTCCTGCATACAA GTCTTCGCGTTGGTCTATCCTGTTTTTCATTCTATTTGTGCTGATTGGAGTCTACTTTGTTACAAACTTGATCCTTGCCGTTGTTTACGATAGTTTCAAGAGTGAG CTTGTAAAACAAGTTTCTGAGATGGATCGTATGAGAAGAGCTATGTTGGAGAAAGCTTTTAATCTCCTAGACACAAAT AATGATGGATATCTCAAGAAAGATCAATGCATTAGGCTGTTTGAGGAGGTGAACAAGTACAG GACTTTGCCAAAAATCTCCAAGGAAGAATTTGAGTTGATATTTGATGAGCTGGATGACACTCATGATGTAAAG ATTAACAAGGATGAATTTGCTGATATTTGCAATGCCATTGCTTTAAGATTCCAGAAGGAGGATGTG AATTCTTACTTTGACTATTTAGGATTCTACCATTCATCCACCTCAAAGAGATTGAAAGCATTCGTAAAGAGCACCATGTTTGGATACATAGTGACCTTTGTTCTCATATTGAATCTGGTTGCTGTAATTATTGAGACAACG CTTGACGTAGAAGAAAATTCTGCTCAAAAGGCATGGCAAGTGGTTGAGTTCACTTTCG GGTGGATATATGTAATAGAAATGATACTTAAGGTTTACTCTTATGGATTCGAAAACTATTGGCGGATTGGTCAAAATCGCTTTGATTTTGTGATCACAGTGACAATTG CCATTGGAGAAACTATAGATTTTGCTTCACCTGATGATGCTCTGCCATTTTTCACAAATGGAGAATG GATTCGTTACCTCCTTCTTGCAAGAATGTTGAGATTGATAAGGCTCCTAATGTATGTCCAGCGATTTCGAAGTTTCGTGGCAACTTTCTTAACTCTTATACCAAGTTTGATGCCATACCTCGGGACCATATTTTGCATATTGTGTATTTATTGCTCACTTGGTGTCCAG ATTTTTGGTGGATTAGTTAATGCTGGAAACCCAGATTTGGAAGCCACAGACCTCGCTGCTAATGA ctatttactttttaatttcaatGATTATCCAAATGGTATGGTGACACTATTCAATTTGCTAGTCTCAGAGGTCTGGGAAGAATTGATGGAG AGCTACAGGGATTTAACTGGAACTTCTTGGTCCTATGTGTACTTCATTAGCTTCTACTTAATTACCGTTTTGCTGCTTTTGAATTTG ATTATTGCTTTTGTCTTGGAGGCATTCTTTGCTGAAATAGAGCTTGAGTCATCAGAAAATTCTGATGGAAATGACAAG GAAGTTGCAGGAGATAGATATCCGCGGCGACGAACTCTTGG CACAAAATCACGAAGCCAGAGGGTTGACGCTCTTCTTCATCATATGCTGAGTGCTGAGCTGAGTCAAAATCAGCCTTCCAATACATAA
- the LOC123899715 gene encoding uncharacterized protein LOC123899715, which translates to MVFPLKLTKFYGSSLPRPRIYVNPNGNERIDPPISVTDPLMSWAQEAHWSMGGVSFKRLRLMGKIEGNIGRLRNQREKEDKEFKAQAHNKSPISNSDLPRSKISDSPLPSKSPSPPPAPIASKRRRLVTLLEEEEKGEEIRVSAPVTRRRRLVKKLGDDFDRVASPENKKSDEVVVSDSTVVTPKRSRRLVKIGDAGKKIVEEKENKKVVVVVEEGEKSPNSGIRVRTSPRLAKIK; encoded by the coding sequence ATGGTTTTTCCTCTCAAACTCACCAAATTCTACGGCTCAAGCCTTCCCCGTCCACGAATCTACGTCAACCCTAACGGTAACGAACGTATAGATCCCCCTATCTCCGTTACCGACCCACTCATGTCATGGGCTCAAGAAGCCCATTGGTCCATGGGTGGTGTCAGCTTCAAACGTCTCCGTCTCATGGGTAAAATCGAAGGCAACATTGGAAGACTCCGTAATCAACGTGAAAAAGAAGACAAAGAATTCAAAGCCCAAGCCCATAACAAAAGCCCGATCTCTAACTCTGATCTTCCCAGATCTAAGATTTCTGATTCACCTTTACCTTCTAAATCTCCTTCACCACCGCCTGCTCCTATTGCTTCCAAGCGTCGTAGACTTGTTACTCTtcttgaggaagaagaaaaaggtgaagaaattagggtttcagcTCCGGTTACTCGTAGGAGAAGATTGGTGAAGAAGCTTGGTGATGATTTTGATAGAGTTGCTTCTCCTGAGAATAAGAAATCTGATGAGGTTGTGGTTTCTGATTCGACGGTGGTGACGCCGAAGAGAAGTAGGAGATTGGTTAAAATTGGTGATGCTGGGAAGAAGATTGTTGAAGAGAAAGAGAATAagaaggttgttgttgttgttgaagaggGAGAGAAAAGCCCTAATTCTGGGATTAGGGTTAGAACTTCTCCAAGATTGGCTAAGATTAAGTGA
- the LOC123899716 gene encoding mannan endo-1,4-beta-mannosidase 2-like has protein sequence MFAGNGLFYPILGFASFVVFIYMSFGGLRFSLDEGREMGFVMRNETQFVVDGKPFYVNGWNSYWMMDHSVDFSSRFKVREMMKIGAKMGLTVCRTWAFNDGHYNALQISPGQFDEQVFQALDYVIAEAKQNGIRLLLSLVNNLQPYGGKSMYVKWAWQDGVGVSPSNDSFFYDPSIRSYFKNYIKTVLTRKNTITGIEYRNDPAIFGWELINEPRCMTDRSGDTLQEWIEEMSAFVKLIDKKHLLTVGNEGFYGPNDPKDLTVNPNYWASKLGSDYIRNSKVSNIDFTSVHIYPDQWFHEDERAIDTQLKFISKWMLSHIEDGDQVLKKPVLFSEYGLSKKNQDFTLSARANMYDTILNIVYKSAKRNRSGAGSLVWQFLASGMEDYSDDYAIVPSESPSIQSLFIKHSCKLAKLKGWTQKDVNFKALC, from the exons ATGTTTGCAGGAAATGGGTTGTTTTATCCCATTTTGGGTTTTGCttcatttgttgtttttatttatatgtcATTTGGAGGGTTAAGGTTTAGTCTTGATGAAGGGAGAGAAATGGGTTTTGTGATGAGAAATGAGACACAATTTGTGGTTGATGGAAAACCGTTTTATGTTAATGGGTGGAATTCTTATTGGATGATGGATCATTCTGTGGATTTTTCGTCGAGATTTAAGGTTCGTGAAATGATGAAAATTGGTGCTAAAATGGGACTCACTGTTTGTAGAACTTGGGCTTTCAATGATGGTCATTATAATGCTCTTCAAATTTCACCTGGTCAATTTGATGAACAAGTTTTTCAG GCTTTAGATTATGTGATAGCAGAAGCAAAGCAAAATGGAATTAGGCTGCTCCTTAGCTTAGTAAATAACTTGCAACCATATGGTGGGAAGAGTATGTATGTCAAATGGGCGTGGCAAGATGGGGTAGGAGTAAGTCCCTCCAATGATTCTTTCTTCTATGATCCATCAATCCGTAGTTATTTCAAGAATTACATCAAG ACTGTCTTGACAAGGAAAAATACTATCACCGGAATTGAATATAGAAACGACCCCGCCATTTTTGGCTGGGAATTGATTAATGAGCCTCGTTGCATGACTGATCGTTCTGGCGACACTCTCCAA GAGTGGATAGAAGAAATGTCGGCCTTTGTGAAATTGATTGACAAGAAACATCTGCTGACTGTGGGGAATGAAGGTTTTTATGGTCCTAATGACCCAAAAGATTTGACTGTCAACCCCAATTACTGGGCATCCAAACTAGGGTCTGACTATATCCGGAACTCCAAAGTCTCTAATATTGACTTCACCTCTGTTCATATCTACCCTGACCAATG GTTTCATGAGGATGAGAGAGCAATTGATACTCAACTGAAATTTATCTCCAAGTGGATGCTTTCCCACATTGAAGATGGCGACCAAGTATTAAAGAAGCCAGTCTTGTTCTCCGAATACGGTTTATCAAAAAAGAACCAGGACTTCACTCTATCGGCCCGAGCAAATATGTACGATACAATTTTAAACATCGTTTACAAATCTGCAAAGAGAAACAGGTCCGGAGCAGGTTCTCTAGTTTGGCAATTCTTAGCTAGCGGAATGGAAGATTATTCTGATGATTATGCGATAGTTCCGTCGGAAAGTCCATCAATACAGTCACTCTTTATTAAACATTCATGCAAATTGGCCAAACTCAAGGGATGGACTCAAAAGGATGTAAATTTCAAAGCGCTTTGTTag